In Falco biarmicus isolate bFalBia1 chromosome 7, bFalBia1.pri, whole genome shotgun sequence, a single window of DNA contains:
- the LOC130152414 gene encoding translation initiation factor IF-2-like, which produces MPNRHCAGAKLSPRCRPGAQQPRVRRGRAGTRSRSGRQADKPQGFHTGGLPLGGRGPGRARREAPPPRSTGQASPSAPRPASGLTQRPTARGPEPGPLAAPGRHRGGELAGRQRVAEGGPGRPQLRGGPAPGLAGRAWPGRLREKRANPALTCRGLKRPPRPGRSAGPHGARDKAGAPRAMPAGQAGPRRPSYRLARQRRPAMPAGRRGAVYDSSRHAAAPTTPSLPGPAAVNPLQRRGASAAAGPSPPGRPPPPAATASSRRARTASPPGTPARRSAARGEGPPPPGPSAGLARSGAARARPAAAALAGPCPPAAWLLVPAAPVCDWRRWH; this is translated from the coding sequence ATGCCGAACCGGCACTGCGCGGGAGCAAAGCTCAGCCCGCGCTGCCGGCCGGGCGCGCAGCAGCCACGGGTGCGGCGGGGGCGCGCAGGAACGCGGAGCCGCAGCGGGCGCCAGGCGGACAAGCCGCAGGGGTTTCACACAGGCGGGCTCCCGTTGGGGGGAAGGGGCCCGGGGCGCGCCCGCAGGgaggccccgccgccccgcagcaCAGGCCAGGCCAGCCCGAGCGCCCCGCGGCCGGCTAGCGGCCTCACCCAGCGCCCCACCGCCCGCGGGCCGGAGCCCGGGCCCCTGGCAGCACCCGGCCGGCACCGCGGCGGAGAGCTCGCTGGCAGGCAACGAGTGGCCGAGGGAggccccggccgcccgcagCTCCGCGGCGGGCCGGCGCCAGGGCTGGCGGGACGAGCCTGGCCCGGCCGGCTCCGGGAGAAAAGGGCAAACCCGGCACTGACCTGCCGGGGCCTGAAGCGGCCACCCCGGCCAGGCCGCAGCGCCGGTCCTCATGGAGCGAGGGATAAAGCCGGCGCTCCTAGAGCCATGCCGGCCGGGCAGGCGGGCCCGAGGCGCCCGAGCTACCGCCTGGCGAGGCAGAGGCGGCCCGCCATGCCGGCCGGGCGCCGCGGCGCCGTTTACGACAGCTCCCGGCATGCCGCGGCGCCTACAACTCCCAgcctgcccggccccgccgccgtTAACCCTCTGCAGCGCCGAGGCGCCTCCGCAGCCGCCGGCCCCTCGCCGCCCggccggccccccccgcccgccgccaccGCTTCCTCGCGGCGGGCCCGCACTGCCAGCCCGCCCGGGACCCCGGCCCGGCGCTCCGCGGCCCGTGGGGAagggccgcccccgcccggcccgtCGGCGGGGCTCGCTCGGAGCGGagcggcccgggcccggcccgctgCGGCCGCCCTGGCAGGTCCCTGTCCTCCTGCAGCGTGGCTGCTGGTCCCAGCTGCTCCTGTCTGTGACTGGCGGCGGTGGCATTAA